In Alkalihalobacillus sp. FSL W8-0930, a single window of DNA contains:
- a CDS encoding glycoside hydrolase family 125 protein, with protein MEKQVPKSMTSYIEEMKKHFTSDEKAQELFSRCFVNTYDTTIRKQKDGSTFVITGDIPAMWLRDSSAQVRPYLLLAEQDPDIADLIEGLILKQCMYINHDPYANAFNEDYNGNRYHEDRTEMTPLIWERKYEVDSLCYPIQLAYLFWKSTGRTTHLNKEFLDAIQKILSVWQTEQHHQEKSPYYFERDNCPAQDTLSHQGKGTPVAYTGMTWSGFRPSDDACTYGYLIPSNMFAVVVLKHLHELAKEVLEDERLAAEAIELANEMDQGIQTHGTVHHPTYGTIYAYEVDGLGHVNLMDDANVPSLLSIPYLGYCAFDDPIYLNTRAFILSKENPYYFEGTAAKGIGSPHTPDQYIWHISLAIQGMTTTDQREKDYILSLFKTTDANEGLMHEGFDVNNPERFTRPWFAWANSMYSEFLMSYCGYAVKGSPLKRSLKSEMNGGSLNESRN; from the coding sequence ATGGAGAAACAAGTCCCTAAATCAATGACAAGCTACATCGAAGAAATGAAAAAGCACTTTACTTCAGATGAAAAAGCGCAAGAGCTATTTAGTCGCTGCTTTGTTAACACATATGATACAACCATCAGGAAACAAAAGGACGGGTCCACATTTGTTATTACAGGTGATATTCCTGCTATGTGGTTAAGAGATTCAAGTGCTCAAGTTCGACCTTACCTTCTTTTAGCAGAACAAGATCCTGACATTGCCGATTTAATCGAAGGGTTAATCCTAAAGCAATGCATGTATATTAATCATGATCCTTATGCAAATGCGTTTAACGAAGATTACAATGGTAACCGGTATCATGAGGATCGTACAGAAATGACCCCTTTAATATGGGAAAGAAAATATGAAGTTGATTCACTATGCTATCCCATTCAGTTAGCTTATTTATTTTGGAAATCAACTGGAAGAACGACGCATCTCAATAAAGAGTTCTTAGACGCTATTCAAAAGATCTTATCTGTATGGCAAACAGAACAACACCATCAAGAAAAATCCCCGTATTATTTTGAACGTGATAACTGTCCTGCCCAAGACACACTGTCTCATCAAGGAAAAGGAACTCCGGTAGCTTACACAGGTATGACCTGGAGTGGGTTTCGACCAAGTGATGACGCGTGTACATATGGCTATTTAATCCCTTCTAATATGTTTGCAGTTGTCGTTTTAAAACATTTGCATGAACTAGCAAAAGAGGTCTTAGAAGATGAACGGTTAGCGGCTGAGGCTATTGAACTAGCAAATGAAATGGATCAAGGAATTCAAACGCATGGGACAGTTCATCATCCTACGTACGGAACCATTTATGCATATGAAGTAGATGGTCTTGGTCATGTAAACCTAATGGATGATGCCAATGTTCCAAGTTTACTGTCTATTCCTTACCTAGGTTATTGTGCGTTTGATGATCCCATTTATCTAAATACAAGAGCATTTATTTTAAGTAAGGAAAATCCTTATTACTTTGAAGGAACTGCTGCAAAAGGAATAGGGAGCCCGCATACCCCTGATCAATATATTTGGCACATTTCACTCGCTATTCAAGGTATGACTACGACTGATCAAAGGGAGAAAGACTACATTCTCTCGTTATTTAAAACAACGGATGCGAATGAAGGCTTAATGCACGAAGGTTTTGATGTGAATAACCCTGAAAGGTTTACCCGGCCTTGGTTTGCATGGGCAAACTCCATGTATAGTGAATTTCTAATGTCCTATTGTGGATATGCAGTAAAAGGAAGTCCGCTCAAGCGATCACTTAAATCAGAAATGAATGGGGGATCTTTAAATGAAAGCAGGAATTAG
- a CDS encoding helix-turn-helix domain-containing protein, whose amino-acid sequence MLRKSKNRSKLLYKYIISYLLIFLVPFVVMSVVIYINAVSSLREEIESSNIYNLEQVRNLTDDRLSELETITTRISFDPRLTPYMMDHGYYGGEAINELKKYKANSAIIEELFIYFYNDETLYSTNGLYSIDALVQNSKQLERLGKENILMDLNTDLPLIRTIDELEINSETHENLIVYYLPVKLNSVTPYGTAMYFIEESTLISMIQNILGEMEGNVYVFDEGGQVIASTILDDSISASNVISLLNNANGIDTIGLNGKEYSTVSVQSGMSGWTFVTVMDPNQLFSKLSSMKYIVAFFLVGLFIVGLVLAVILGKNQYKPIRALSDIAKRGENAPSSTDVNNNENELETIGRSFTTLYEHHELLNETVFLHQPFAKEQFLLRLLRGSFNHHNELAAVMESLDISIDEGQHFVAILHFEAGSFCEESIGEKDHLIKKLQEIHLANSKVYAVDLLYSDSIAILVSTSASTIPDIHSLIEQQVTIIQTLVKQNFEKLPTICVGQSYRSLEKVNRSYIEALATAEYKFTKPLGSILFFKDIGEQSHPLIGYFKEEQIKFVQSLKQGDVAVAHEMLGDIFNVLEQKNHSIHEIKCICFDLVNTTLKTISEIGCQDQFIDLNQLVEFQSIEDLKSQLMNIVEMICEEVEQKKDSHNSKLRDELLLFIRKNYTSYEISLEFVANHFYLSVSYLSRFIKEQTGVTFTQFIQDLRIQHVKNQLTKTDQPIKEIVDQVGYKDVANFIRKFKKIEGVTPGQYRKLHK is encoded by the coding sequence ATGCTTCGGAAATCGAAAAATAGATCCAAGCTACTTTATAAATATATCATCTCCTACCTTCTTATTTTCCTAGTGCCATTTGTCGTGATGAGCGTTGTTATTTATATCAATGCTGTCTCGAGCTTACGAGAAGAAATAGAGAGCTCAAATATCTATAATTTAGAACAAGTGAGAAATTTAACGGATGACCGGTTGTCCGAACTTGAGACGATTACAACTCGTATTTCATTTGATCCGAGATTGACTCCTTATATGATGGATCATGGATATTATGGTGGAGAAGCGATTAATGAATTAAAGAAGTACAAAGCAAACAGCGCGATTATTGAAGAATTATTTATTTATTTTTATAACGATGAAACGTTATATTCTACAAATGGTTTATATTCAATTGATGCATTAGTGCAGAATAGCAAACAATTGGAGAGGTTAGGTAAAGAAAATATACTTATGGATTTGAATACAGACCTACCTCTAATTCGGACAATTGATGAACTGGAAATTAATTCAGAGACGCATGAGAATTTAATTGTGTATTATCTGCCCGTTAAATTGAATTCAGTTACTCCATATGGCACCGCTATGTACTTTATTGAAGAATCCACACTTATAAGCATGATTCAAAACATTCTTGGGGAAATGGAAGGCAATGTATATGTCTTCGATGAAGGGGGGCAAGTGATTGCTTCTACGATCCTTGATGATTCAATCAGTGCTTCGAATGTAATTTCTTTGTTAAACAATGCAAATGGGATCGACACGATTGGGTTAAACGGTAAGGAGTATTCAACCGTTTCTGTTCAATCGGGTATGAGTGGCTGGACGTTTGTAACGGTTATGGATCCCAATCAATTATTTAGTAAGTTATCTAGTATGAAATACATTGTTGCGTTTTTTCTAGTCGGATTATTTATTGTTGGTTTGGTTTTAGCTGTGATCTTAGGGAAAAATCAATATAAGCCAATTAGAGCTTTATCTGATATTGCAAAAAGAGGGGAAAATGCACCCTCCTCCACTGACGTAAATAACAATGAGAATGAATTAGAAACAATCGGAAGATCTTTTACAACATTATATGAACATCATGAACTATTAAATGAGACGGTTTTCTTACATCAACCTTTTGCGAAGGAGCAGTTTCTACTTAGATTACTAAGAGGATCCTTTAATCATCATAATGAATTGGCGGCAGTGATGGAATCGTTAGATATCTCCATTGATGAAGGACAACACTTTGTGGCTATATTACATTTTGAGGCAGGCTCGTTTTGCGAAGAAAGTATTGGTGAGAAAGATCACCTCATTAAAAAGCTTCAAGAGATCCACTTAGCTAACTCAAAAGTGTATGCAGTAGACCTCCTTTACTCTGATTCCATTGCAATCTTAGTGAGTACTTCAGCCAGCACCATACCGGATATTCATTCTTTAATCGAACAACAAGTAACAATCATACAGACACTCGTAAAGCAAAATTTTGAAAAGCTCCCTACAATCTGTGTAGGGCAGTCCTATCGCTCGTTGGAAAAGGTAAATCGATCCTACATTGAAGCGCTTGCTACTGCTGAGTACAAATTTACGAAACCTCTTGGCAGTATTCTATTTTTTAAAGATATTGGAGAACAATCACATCCGCTTATTGGATATTTCAAAGAAGAGCAAATTAAATTCGTTCAGAGCTTAAAACAAGGCGATGTGGCGGTTGCCCATGAAATGCTGGGAGACATATTTAATGTTTTAGAACAAAAGAATCATTCAATACATGAAATCAAGTGCATTTGCTTCGATCTTGTTAATACTACCCTAAAAACAATCTCAGAAATTGGATGCCAAGATCAGTTCATTGATTTAAATCAACTCGTTGAATTTCAATCAATAGAGGATCTTAAGAGCCAACTAATGAATATTGTTGAAATGATCTGTGAAGAAGTCGAACAAAAGAAGGATAGTCACAATTCCAAGCTTAGAGATGAGCTTCTTTTATTCATTAGAAAAAACTATACATCCTATGAGATCTCGTTAGAGTTTGTAGCCAATCACTTTTATCTATCTGTGTCTTACCTGAGCCGTTTTATTAAAGAACAAACGGGCGTTACTTTTACTCAATTCATACAAGATCTGAGAATTCAGCATGTGAAAAATCAGTTAACAAAAACAGATCAGCCAATTAAAGAAATTGTGGATCAAGTTGGATACAAGGATGTAGCTAATTTCATCCGCAAATTTAAAAAAATTGAAGGAGTCACACCTGGTCAATATCGAAAACTTCATAAATAA
- a CDS encoding sugar phosphate isomerase/epimerase family protein, with translation MKAGISTYSLLEAIESGEMDILDVLQWTADHGGEHVEIVPYGFTLVDNESLAAKVREKAEELGLLLSSYSMPADFVKDTEEEFEQEIDRVKKHVDLLHSMNIRHLRHDVTAFTLPPEKRTIEYFERNLPRMVEGSQRIADYAATFSITTTIENHGMAVQHSDRVQRVLQAVNKPNFKTTLDIGNFMCVDEDPLVGVTKNLPYASLVHVKDFYIRPSYEDPGSGKWFKTANDNNLRGAIFGQGDLPVRELLKRIKQSGYDGFLTLEFEGMEECRLGTRIGLDNLKRLWEEL, from the coding sequence ATGAAAGCAGGAATTAGCACGTACAGCTTATTAGAAGCAATTGAGTCTGGTGAGATGGATATACTTGATGTCTTGCAATGGACGGCTGATCACGGTGGCGAACACGTTGAAATCGTCCCGTACGGTTTTACACTTGTAGATAACGAATCTCTTGCAGCTAAAGTACGGGAGAAAGCGGAAGAGTTAGGTCTTTTGCTATCAAGCTACTCAATGCCTGCTGATTTTGTTAAGGATACAGAGGAAGAGTTTGAGCAAGAAATAGATCGAGTAAAAAAGCACGTTGATCTCTTGCACTCTATGAATATTAGGCATTTAAGACATGATGTCACAGCCTTTACGTTGCCACCTGAAAAAAGGACGATTGAGTATTTTGAGAGAAACCTTCCACGTATGGTAGAAGGAAGTCAGCGAATTGCAGATTATGCAGCAACATTCTCTATTACAACAACAATCGAGAATCATGGGATGGCTGTTCAACATAGTGATAGAGTGCAGCGGGTCTTACAAGCAGTTAACAAACCAAACTTTAAAACCACGCTCGACATTGGAAACTTTATGTGTGTCGATGAAGATCCTCTAGTTGGGGTGACTAAAAATCTACCATACGCTTCGCTTGTGCATGTGAAGGATTTTTATATACGACCTAGTTATGAGGACCCTGGTTCTGGAAAGTGGTTTAAGACGGCAAATGATAACAATCTAAGAGGAGCTATATTTGGTCAGGGGGACCTCCCTGTTAGAGAGCTGTTAAAACGAATTAAACAATCGGGTTATGACGGCTTTTTAACGTTAGAATTTGAAGGTATGGAAGAATGTCGACTAGGAACGCGCATTGGTCTTGATAACTTAAAAAGATTATGGGAAGAGCTGTAA
- a CDS encoding sugar phosphate isomerase/epimerase codes for MKLGMSSYSLVGAIQSNELSIVDVIDWTAEQGGEHVEIVPIGFNLTESEHLIDEIVAKAKACKIDLSNYAIGADFLKESRHAFEEEIKRVKEQVDIANRLGVKKMRHDVSFKPPVQATIEQFEKDLPTLIEGCQIIADYASDYGITTSIENHGFYIQSSDRVKRFISEVNRENFKLTLDTGNFLCVDESPYAAVSNTVHLASMIHVKDFYVRKASEFNPGEGWFQTTNQNYLRGAITGHGDICLRDVLNVIKRSGYDGFISIEFEGLEECKKAAAISLNNVKNMWYELPNEKEGVYIG; via the coding sequence ATGAAGCTAGGCATGAGTTCCTATAGTTTAGTAGGTGCTATCCAGTCTAATGAACTGTCAATTGTTGACGTAATCGATTGGACAGCTGAACAAGGGGGGGAGCATGTAGAAATTGTTCCGATTGGTTTTAATCTAACGGAGTCTGAACATTTAATTGATGAGATCGTTGCGAAGGCAAAAGCATGCAAAATTGATCTTTCAAATTATGCGATAGGAGCGGATTTCTTAAAAGAATCAAGGCATGCGTTTGAGGAAGAAATAAAAAGAGTGAAGGAACAGGTAGACATTGCTAATCGACTTGGTGTGAAGAAGATGAGGCATGACGTATCCTTTAAACCACCCGTACAGGCTACGATTGAGCAATTTGAAAAAGATTTGCCGACCTTAATTGAAGGCTGCCAGATTATTGCTGACTATGCCTCTGACTATGGAATAACAACAAGTATTGAAAATCATGGATTTTATATTCAATCAAGCGATCGGGTTAAACGATTCATTTCTGAAGTAAACCGAGAAAATTTCAAATTAACACTGGATACGGGGAACTTCCTTTGTGTTGATGAGAGTCCTTATGCAGCCGTATCAAATACCGTTCATTTGGCCTCGATGATCCATGTAAAAGACTTTTATGTACGTAAGGCATCAGAGTTTAATCCGGGAGAAGGATGGTTCCAGACAACGAATCAAAACTACCTAAGAGGTGCGATTACAGGACACGGGGATATTTGCTTGAGAGATGTCTTAAACGTAATAAAGCGCTCAGGTTACGATGGTTTCATCTCAATAGAGTTTGAAGGACTAGAGGAATGTAAGAAGGCTGCGGCGATATCTCTTAATAACGTGAAGAATATGTGGTATGAGTTACCGAATGAAAAAGAAGGGGTGTACATAGGATGA
- a CDS encoding Gfo/Idh/MocA family oxidoreductase, which translates to MKVGIISFAHMHANSYAAALNNHKEAELAGIWDANSERGQAKANEFQSTFYASLDELLSSNIDAVIICSENVNHREHVIKAAEYRKHILCEKPIATELSDAIDMIQTCEQHQVTLQVAYPVRFSEPIQEMNAMIGSGEIGDVLAVNATNHGQMPGGWFVEKDQSGGGAATDHIVHLMDLLRWTLKDEVASVYAEFDRRFYEIEVEDCGLVQLEMESGVVVTIDPSWSRPKSFPTWGDVTLEIIGTKGVLSVDALKQHSVLYNDEINRIERKSWAADMDELLVDDFIDCVKNDRAPFISGEDGLRTLEVVKAAYQSDQEKQSIKLNRITY; encoded by the coding sequence TTGAAGGTCGGTATAATCAGCTTCGCACATATGCATGCAAATAGTTATGCAGCAGCTTTAAATAACCATAAAGAAGCAGAATTAGCTGGGATTTGGGATGCGAATAGTGAACGAGGCCAAGCGAAAGCGAATGAATTTCAATCCACATTCTACGCCTCTCTAGATGAATTGCTTTCATCAAATATTGATGCTGTTATTATCTGTTCGGAAAACGTAAATCACCGTGAACATGTGATCAAAGCAGCAGAGTACCGAAAGCATATTCTGTGTGAAAAGCCAATTGCAACGGAACTGTCTGATGCTATTGATATGATTCAAACGTGCGAACAGCATCAAGTAACTTTACAAGTTGCTTATCCAGTACGTTTCTCCGAGCCTATCCAAGAAATGAACGCGATGATAGGTAGCGGGGAAATTGGAGATGTTCTCGCAGTGAATGCGACCAACCATGGTCAAATGCCAGGTGGATGGTTTGTTGAAAAAGATCAATCGGGCGGAGGTGCAGCAACGGACCATATTGTTCATTTAATGGATCTTCTTAGATGGACCCTGAAGGACGAGGTGGCCTCTGTATACGCTGAATTTGACCGTCGTTTTTATGAGATAGAGGTTGAAGATTGTGGTTTGGTACAGCTGGAGATGGAGTCGGGAGTTGTCGTTACCATAGACCCAAGCTGGTCAAGACCTAAGTCATTTCCAACATGGGGAGATGTTACGTTAGAAATTATAGGAACAAAAGGGGTCCTCTCAGTTGATGCCTTAAAACAGCACTCTGTTTTATATAATGATGAAATCAATCGAATAGAGCGAAAGTCTTGGGCAGCTGATATGGATGAATTACTAGTGGATGATTTTATTGACTGTGTGAAAAATGATAGGGCTCCCTTTATCAGTGGGGAGGATGGGTTAAGAACGTTAGAGGTTGTGAAAGCAGCATATCAATCTGACCAAGAAAAACAATCAATAAAGCTAAATCGGATTACGTATTAA
- a CDS encoding serine hydrolase: MDKKMLETKVDAKQKEIEFSGTVLVKTKTDTWTKSYGWLNRAEKIPNTDQTRYGIASGSKPITAAAISLLMDQGKLTPDDRFIDLVDHSFPHFDQTITIHQLLTHTSGVPDYFDEDVMDDFEELWVKHPMYLIRELSDFLPLFQDEKMRSEPGTQFHYNNAGYILLGLVVEKVSGVPFDQFVQKQIFDPLGMNDSGYFELDSLPERTALGYIEKPDGGYRTNVYSLPAKSASDGGVFVTAGDMQIFWDAIVGYKLLSEEATKRFLTPHVEEDDGFFYGYGHYMEVDQSIIRRHIMMGYDPGVNFRAAFFPQSGVNIIVCSNLSDGAYEIITEVQEMLE, from the coding sequence ATGGATAAAAAAATGCTAGAAACAAAGGTAGACGCAAAGCAAAAAGAGATTGAATTTTCAGGTACTGTGTTAGTAAAGACAAAAACGGATACGTGGACAAAGAGCTATGGTTGGTTAAATCGTGCGGAGAAGATACCAAACACAGACCAAACACGCTATGGTATAGCATCTGGATCAAAACCGATCACAGCTGCAGCTATTAGCTTGTTGATGGATCAGGGGAAACTGACGCCAGACGATCGATTCATTGATCTTGTAGACCACTCGTTTCCACACTTTGATCAAACAATCACCATTCATCAATTACTTACTCATACATCCGGAGTGCCGGATTATTTTGATGAAGATGTAATGGATGATTTCGAAGAGCTTTGGGTGAAACACCCGATGTATCTTATTCGAGAGTTAAGCGACTTTCTTCCATTATTTCAGGATGAGAAGATGAGGTCAGAGCCTGGCACACAATTTCACTACAATAATGCAGGGTATATTCTGCTTGGACTTGTAGTAGAGAAAGTAAGTGGGGTTCCGTTTGATCAATTTGTTCAAAAACAGATCTTTGATCCTCTAGGTATGAACGATTCGGGTTACTTTGAACTTGACTCATTACCAGAACGGACGGCTTTAGGATATATTGAAAAGCCAGACGGTGGCTATCGTACCAATGTCTATAGTTTGCCGGCTAAAAGCGCTTCTGATGGTGGCGTGTTTGTCACGGCAGGGGATATGCAAATCTTTTGGGATGCAATTGTAGGTTATAAGCTTTTAAGCGAAGAAGCAACCAAGCGCTTTCTGACTCCTCACGTGGAGGAAGACGATGGATTCTTTTATGGATATGGTCACTATATGGAGGTAGATCAATCCATCATTCGTCGCCACATCATGATGGGTTATGACCCAGGTGTTAACTTCAGGGCAGCGTTCTTCCCTCAATCTGGTGTGAACATTATTGTTTGTTCAAACCTGTCAGACGGAGCTTATGAGATCATTACAGAAGTACAGGAAATGCTTGAATGA
- a CDS encoding Gfo/Idh/MocA family oxidoreductase gives MSVIKIGIIGAGSISDMHFDSYATNSQVEIYAVCDLNQLRAEEKAIKYGAQHVMTDYHELLALDELDAVSICTWNNSHAEIAISALKADKHVLVEKPLCKTVEEAEAIQKAVNESNRKTLQVGFVRRFASNTQVLKTFIDAGDLGDIYYAKASCLRVLGNPGGWFADQERSGGGPLIDLGVHVIDLCWYLMGKPKVKSVTGNTYNKLGNRANIQNKSYYKAADFDSNKNDVEDLANTLIRFENGASLMVDVSFTLHAKEEKMEIHLFGERGGAQIEPALEIATEKHNTMLNLVPQMDSRTFDFAKGFQDEINHFVECVQGKQETISPVEDGVEIMKILTAIYDSSKTGAEIQF, from the coding sequence ATGAGTGTCATTAAGATTGGGATTATCGGAGCAGGCTCGATTTCTGATATGCACTTTGATTCATATGCCACAAATTCTCAAGTAGAAATTTATGCCGTATGTGACCTCAATCAGTTAAGAGCAGAGGAAAAGGCAATCAAATATGGGGCACAACATGTTATGACTGATTATCACGAGCTGTTAGCTTTAGATGAGCTGGATGCGGTCAGTATTTGTACATGGAACAACTCTCATGCAGAAATTGCTATTAGTGCATTAAAAGCCGATAAACATGTGTTGGTTGAAAAGCCATTATGCAAAACCGTAGAAGAAGCAGAAGCCATACAAAAAGCTGTGAATGAAAGTAATAGGAAGACACTTCAAGTTGGTTTTGTGCGACGTTTTGCATCAAATACTCAGGTATTAAAAACGTTTATTGATGCTGGTGATTTAGGAGATATTTATTATGCAAAGGCTTCATGCTTACGAGTCTTAGGCAATCCTGGTGGTTGGTTTGCCGACCAGGAACGATCTGGAGGCGGTCCGTTAATTGATTTAGGTGTTCACGTCATTGACCTTTGTTGGTATTTAATGGGTAAACCAAAGGTTAAATCAGTGACTGGCAACACATACAACAAGTTGGGGAACAGGGCCAACATCCAAAACAAATCTTATTACAAAGCTGCAGACTTTGATTCGAATAAGAATGATGTAGAGGACTTAGCTAATACACTGATTCGATTTGAAAATGGAGCTTCGTTAATGGTTGACGTTAGTTTTACACTTCATGCTAAAGAAGAGAAGATGGAGATTCATTTATTTGGTGAGCGAGGCGGAGCTCAGATTGAGCCAGCTCTCGAAATTGCTACTGAGAAGCACAATACAATGTTAAATTTGGTTCCTCAAATGGATAGTCGGACATTTGATTTTGCAAAAGGCTTTCAAGATGAGATTAATCACTTTGTAGAGTGTGTACAAGGGAAGCAAGAAACAATTAGCCCCGTTGAGGATGGTGTTGAGATCATGAAGATTTTGACCGCTATCTATGACTCTAGTAAAACAGGTGCAGAGATTCAATTTTAA
- a CDS encoding alpha-L-fucosidase — MSNLDLAIPSPQQVAWQNLELGLFVHFGLNTFLNQEWGDGTDSPQVFNPTSLDAKQWVKVAKDLGFKYFMLTAKHHDGFCLWQTETTNYSVKSSPWKNGEGDVVRECANACEQLGMPFGLYISPWDRHEPCYKDKDAYDSFYCKQLTELLTKYGPIIEVWFDGAGSEGREYNWERIIGTVKKYQSDAMIFNMGQPTIRWAGNEDGIAPDPCWNSRQTSKISLFSKEESTWLPGTPEWLPAECDVPIRGDHWFWHEHDEERLRSVGNLLEIYEKSVGRGANLLLNVAPDHHGLIPEVDIERLNEWKTKINQAYTKPVASSSGSGYELTLELGKDSKIGAVILKEEIRIGERIRSYKVEALLHETWHTVTKGSAIGHKRIHRFQAIETNRLRLTIDETVGKPEIIEFSAFISVNLQNNQ; from the coding sequence ATGAGTAATCTTGATCTAGCAATTCCTTCGCCACAACAGGTAGCTTGGCAAAACTTAGAGCTTGGACTATTTGTTCACTTTGGCTTAAATACATTCTTAAATCAGGAGTGGGGAGACGGAACCGATTCCCCACAGGTCTTCAATCCCACCTCCTTAGATGCTAAGCAATGGGTCAAAGTAGCCAAGGATTTGGGTTTTAAGTACTTTATGCTAACGGCAAAGCATCATGATGGGTTTTGTTTATGGCAAACAGAAACAACCAATTACTCAGTGAAAAGCAGCCCTTGGAAGAATGGAGAAGGGGACGTAGTGAGAGAATGCGCAAATGCGTGTGAGCAACTTGGAATGCCCTTTGGACTCTATATCTCTCCTTGGGATCGACATGAGCCTTGCTATAAAGATAAAGATGCCTATGATTCGTTTTATTGTAAACAGCTAACGGAGTTACTCACAAAGTATGGACCTATTATTGAAGTATGGTTTGATGGTGCCGGTTCTGAAGGGCGAGAATATAACTGGGAACGAATTATTGGAACTGTGAAGAAATATCAGTCTGATGCAATGATTTTTAATATGGGCCAGCCAACAATCAGATGGGCTGGAAATGAAGATGGCATTGCTCCAGACCCTTGCTGGAACTCAAGACAAACTTCTAAAATAAGTTTGTTCTCAAAAGAAGAATCAACCTGGTTGCCTGGAACTCCTGAATGGCTACCAGCGGAGTGTGATGTGCCAATTAGAGGAGATCATTGGTTCTGGCATGAGCATGATGAGGAGAGATTGAGATCAGTTGGTAATTTGTTAGAGATTTATGAGAAGTCTGTTGGGCGAGGAGCAAATCTATTATTAAACGTGGCCCCAGATCATCATGGACTTATCCCTGAAGTAGATATTGAACGTCTTAATGAATGGAAAACTAAGATCAACCAAGCTTATACGAAGCCAGTAGCTTCATCCTCAGGCAGTGGGTACGAGCTAACACTTGAGCTTGGTAAAGACAGTAAAATAGGTGCAGTAATTCTTAAGGAAGAGATCCGAATAGGTGAAAGAATCCGGTCATATAAAGTCGAAGCCTTGCTTCATGAGACCTGGCATACTGTAACTAAAGGGTCAGCCATTGGACATAAGCGAATACACAGATTTCAAGCAATTGAGACCAATAGGCTTCGTTTAACGATTGACGAAACCGTAGGAAAACCAGAAATAATTGAATTCTCTGCTTTTATTTCTGTGAATCTACAAAACAATCAATGA
- a CDS encoding Na-translocating system protein MpsC family protein, translating to MNKRTIQAEMSSFVGKLLRDNFGKGPSSVYVSIKEPFITMHLREFLSPMERVLMAQNKDLKVEEIRDLLMNELLPEIKATLYANHNLKVSELYYDWSLHNRSGIIIGVIDDNKDQAAHMLEDYPNKAAIHREIEQVSKQAEKLPDAVNSCYLNDRTLIVRREGILVRIEKELIRGGFIEPLKLTKRHLEKSLLETGDFNDMLNAEIMDIFVDWDFIEDISYIVFILKPIQNQGSNDSDN from the coding sequence ATGAATAAGAGAACCATTCAAGCTGAAATGTCTAGTTTTGTAGGCAAATTGTTAAGAGATAACTTTGGTAAAGGTCCATCCTCTGTGTACGTATCGATTAAAGAACCCTTTATTACGATGCATTTAAGAGAATTCCTCTCACCAATGGAACGTGTCTTAATGGCTCAAAACAAAGATTTAAAGGTGGAAGAGATTAGAGATCTATTGATGAATGAACTTCTTCCTGAAATCAAAGCTACACTCTATGCTAATCATAATCTGAAAGTATCAGAGTTATACTACGATTGGTCTTTACATAATCGCTCTGGAATTATTATTGGTGTGATTGATGATAACAAGGATCAAGCCGCTCACATGCTGGAGGACTATCCAAATAAAGCCGCCATCCATAGAGAAATTGAACAGGTGAGCAAACAGGCTGAAAAATTACCAGATGCAGTCAATTCGTGTTATCTGAATGATCGAACATTGATTGTAAGACGCGAGGGAATTCTGGTTCGTATTGAAAAAGAACTGATTCGTGGAGGCTTCATCGAGCCACTAAAACTAACGAAACGTCATTTAGAAAAGAGTCTTCTCGAAACCGGAGACTTTAACGATATGTTGAATGCTGAAATCATGGACATCTTTGTTGACTGGGATTTCATTGAAGATATAAGTTATATTGTATTTATTTTAAAGCCAATTCAAAATCAAGGTAGCAACGATTCAGACAATTAG